The Triticum aestivum cultivar Chinese Spring chromosome 3A, IWGSC CS RefSeq v2.1, whole genome shotgun sequence genome includes a region encoding these proteins:
- the LOC123063279 gene encoding uncharacterized protein: MEGEARRPPACVSKVLDDDDLLTEIIVRVGFPTTLVRAACVCKRWLSHASDRAFLCRFRELHPPTLLGFYIVEWGYPAAARFFPILPQPPELAAVVHRANFSEGLPFSKKEGDTMVGCSNGSVFTRRLNFTSCGNFDLDTYELVFAVHSPLCYEGGYGRPPRITSQNALLVQLGTSQKRRRGRVVLLLRHGGGPGYHGTYVKCLYFGKW, encoded by the coding sequence ATGGAAGGCGAGGCGCGGCGGCCGCCGGCGTGCGTATCCAAGGTGCTCGACGACGACGACCTACTGACGGAGATCATCGTCCGCGTCGGCTTCCCCACCACCCTCGTCCGCGCTGCCTGCGTCTGCAAGCGCTGGCTCAGCCACGCCTCCGACCGCGCCTTCCTCTGCCGTTTCCGCGAGCTCCACCCGCCCACACTCCTCGGCTTCTACATCGTAGAGTGGGGGTATCCGGCCGCCGCACGCTTCTTCCCAATACTGCCTCAGCCCCCGGAGCTCGCTGCCGTCGTCCACCGCGCAAACTTCAGCGAGGGGCTACCCTTCTCCAAAAAAGAAGGGGATACCATGGTGGGCTGCTCGAACGGCAGCGTCTTCACCCGCCGCCTAAACTTCACCAGCTGCGGAAACTTCGACCTGGACACCTACGAGCTCGTATTCGCAGTGCACAGCCCGCTGTGCTATGAGGGAGGGTATGGCCGTCCTCCCAGGATTACATCTCAGAATGCCCTCCTTGTACAGTTGGGCACATCTCAAAAAAGAAGACGAGGACGGGTCGTCCTACTTTTACGTCACGGTGGAGGCCCTGGATACCATGGTACCTATGTTAAATGTCTATATTTTGGGAAATGGTGA